The Aspergillus oryzae RIB40 DNA, chromosome 5 genome segment TCGAGGTGCACAGAGGCCTATATAAATGATGAGCCAGCCATTCAGTTAGTGAAGTATTCATATCTCCAAACTGTCCACAGTTGATCATCCTAGACTACTTTCTATCCAACCATCAATTCAATAACAGCAATACCTCAACAAACAACCACTTCCTCCCAAAATGCGTGTCACCAGCCTCTTGACTCTTGTTTCTACGTTCGCTCTCCTCGCCGCCGCAGCACGGCCGGCTGCCATGGTCAGAAGACAATCCAATGCTGTGGATGCTCCCCTCtctctggatgatcttgtGACGAAGTTCGATTCCCTTACAGCAGAGCAGCAGGATGAGGCTGTGAAAAAGCTATCACCAAAGGAGATTCTTCGACTCAAAAACTGCCTCTATTTCAAGGAGATACCAGAGATTCTAAAGCCCACGTGCCCTGAGAGTCTCACCAGGGTTGCCGAACTTGCCGATGTACTTGATTTGTTCAATGCACATAATTTGTTCGAAAAAGATCCCCGGGTCGGTATTTCAACTTGATGG includes the following:
- a CDS encoding uncharacterized protein (predicted protein); the protein is MRVTSLLTLVSTFALLAAAARPAAMVRRQSNAVDAPLSLDDLVTKFDSLTAEQQDEAVKKLSPKEILRLKNCLYFKEIPEILKPTCPESLTRVAELADVLDLFNAHNLFEKDPRIWNINFGRHSPGFNINIECVELEHVQLQPESQKNKGIQKDVDVPKDLAIIHDPYKDLRLG